The Ranitomeya imitator isolate aRanImi1 chromosome 3, aRanImi1.pri, whole genome shotgun sequence genome has a window encoding:
- the LOC138669787 gene encoding uncharacterized protein isoform X1 encodes MSVGCVCTKNVLFCCTQMSDTDVSSSSVSAIFSSESESSEPEAVRPPPKKHAKTTKVVAQGGQKRKKVPRRLSSPQLPVSKSATKKKRIVVDEEPLTIHNETLINLVEANPSIWDQSDSSHHDIVKNRKLWDQIICHFDPRYMEKSTTSKKKIADAVHTRWKSIRDRFVRDYRNSQNAPSGSSGKRVTPYVHYDQLLFLQKTVSQRS; translated from the exons atgtccgtcggatgtgtgtgtactaaaaatgtattgttttgttgcacacagatgtcggatacagatgtcagcagcagcagcgtgtctgcgattttttcttctgagtcg gagtcttctgagcccgaggctgttagacctcccccaaaaaaacacgcaaaaacaacaaag gttgtggcacaaggaggacaaaaaagaaaaaaggtccctagacgtctgtcgtcgccacaactgccagtg tccaagtcagcgacaaaaaaaaaaaggattgtcgttgacgaagagccattgactatccacaatgagacacttattaaccttgtggaagccaacccctccatatgggaccagagcgacagctcccaccatgacatcgtgaagaaccggaagttgtgggatcaaataatctgtcactttgatccccgatacatggagaagtcgacaacctcaaagaaaaaaattg ccgatgctgtccatacccgttggaagtccatccgcgatcgctttgtccgtgactaccggaacagtcagaatgcaccaagcggatcaagtggcaaacgggtgacaccgtatgtgcattatgaccaactgctctttcttcagaaaacagtgtctcagcgctcgtaa
- the LOC138669787 gene encoding uncharacterized protein isoform X2 gives MSDTDVSSSSVSAIFSSESESSEPEAVRPPPKKHAKTTKVVAQGGQKRKKVPRRLSSPQLPVSKSATKKKRIVVDEEPLTIHNETLINLVEANPSIWDQSDSSHHDIVKNRKLWDQIICHFDPRYMEKSTTSKKKIADAVHTRWKSIRDRFVRDYRNSQNAPSGSSGKRVTPYVHYDQLLFLQKTVSQRS, from the exons atgtcggatacagatgtcagcagcagcagcgtgtctgcgattttttcttctgagtcg gagtcttctgagcccgaggctgttagacctcccccaaaaaaacacgcaaaaacaacaaag gttgtggcacaaggaggacaaaaaagaaaaaaggtccctagacgtctgtcgtcgccacaactgccagtg tccaagtcagcgacaaaaaaaaaaaggattgtcgttgacgaagagccattgactatccacaatgagacacttattaaccttgtggaagccaacccctccatatgggaccagagcgacagctcccaccatgacatcgtgaagaaccggaagttgtgggatcaaataatctgtcactttgatccccgatacatggagaagtcgacaacctcaaagaaaaaaattg ccgatgctgtccatacccgttggaagtccatccgcgatcgctttgtccgtgactaccggaacagtcagaatgcaccaagcggatcaagtggcaaacgggtgacaccgtatgtgcattatgaccaactgctctttcttcagaaaacagtgtctcagcgctcgtaa